ataaatttatttattcaactATCACAATCACaaagtaatattaaaaaatgattcTAACCTATTGAATTATTACTTATATTTCTTCTGTAGAAAAATTTAATGGCAAGACTTCCTcattaataattgaatattttcaTAAGGTTAATGTTTGAGTAttagattaatttaataaaaaattcattattagttaatagTTTGGTTTCTGCTATATTAGCCACCCTTATCTCATGCCAGAAACACAATCTTATGTAACATGCAGGTGAAGTTATCACTTTCCTGTAACCGTCGTCTAACGGCAATTTGCCTAACAGAAAACTAACCAACCCCATCTTGAAAAGCTCACAATTTGGCGCTCTCTCACTCTCCAGAATCAAGAAAGCTCTCAATCAAGAAAAGTCAAAACACCcaatccttcttcttcttctttattctttttaacgatctcctctttcctttttgttcCTACGCTTCGCCATTTGATAATAGCATTTGGATCAGAGATCTAAACCTGACCCTTCCGATCCACTCACTGGGAAGATGGATCAAGATATTTGATCAATTGAATACTGCTGGGGGTGTACCATTGAAGCAATTGCATCTCCAAACAGACAAGAACAAGATTTCGAGAAACCAAATGAAGAAAATCAGTGCTGGTTGTCTCTGAAAGAGCAGGTATTTAGCTACCACTCGTCTTCCAAAATCAATGCAGTATAAATTACTACTGCTTGATAACTACTAGAGTGTTTTCTTGAAATTCTAACGCTTTATTTTCCTTAAGGTATAATGATAATCACTTGGGCTCTTCATTTTGTGAACACCAGCACTAGCTTCCATTACCAATTATTTTGGCGCCACTTTCATTAGTACCAACAATCATGATTATTGTGGTGCCATTTTAACTCGATTGTTTTAGCTCCAATGCTTGTGAAATTGTTGATCTGATGACTGCTCTTCTTTGTACTAACCTCAGTTATACTAACAATACATCTGATAGTTTGCCACTTTGCCGTTCCTCTATACGCTTATTCATTGTATGAATATGAAAGCAAATCCAATTATTTCAACTTgctttttacattttattttttatcatcgCCACTTTTTACTACTCAGTACCCAAAAGAAGCAAGGAGTAGCCACAATGGCAAAAACCAGAATGccaaattcaattctttgatCATTCTTTCTTTGAGCCATTACTTGCTTAGATTTTAAATacagaaatatataatatgtgtgtgtgtatatgtatgtatatggATTTCGAACAGCTTATGTTGTTCGACCAACAAATGCGCTTCATTCAGGAGTTCAGAAACATGTCACTATCATTTCCTTGTAATCAGCACTCAAATCAAGACTTCATGGAGATAACACCATTGTTCATTTGATTTTGTAAAAGCATCTTCTTTGTGCCTAGTCTAGTAGAGGTTAATACACTTCTAAAAAGTAACTTTGACTTCCCCCTCTACAGCCGGGGATGTGTAAAACTAGATAAAAACTTCACCGCCAAATGGGACAAGCTAATATATTTCCATACTCTGTGAAGGTTAGAAATCATGATTCCTTCTTTTTAACTCGATGTGGATATTTCTGGTATATCGAAATGCTGCTAATGACCAGAGGTAGAGCCAAAAGACAGTACATTGAAGGTGGTTTCCCTTCAAAAATAAACTGCAGCATCGCTGTTACAAGCAGTGCTGAAACAATGACAAAGCCCTGCATGCATTAGAAAAATTTGTTGAGACCATGGGTGTTCGATATTTAGATTgtgtatattattattattattgatcaTATTTAATGGTCTTCCCAACCTCTAAGTCCCAGAAACGAGTTACTAGACTATATATATTTCGTTAAATTGTAAAAGTATCATTTGATAAACATTTGGccttttaaataaagaaaatagattggacaaaaatgtaaaagaaacTCCGAGTTCATGTTCTTAAAATTGGCCACATGTTATtctacttttataattatttttacctTTCTGACACCACCAGCATGACTTGTTACAAGGCCAACAAGGATGCCCCCAAGAGCATTTGCTATAACGGGAATCTGAAACACAATGAAGCACGATTCATCAATTTCAAGCAATGCATGACTACAATAGGATGACACAGAAAACAAGATAATTCTTTAAGCAAGTTAAGTTGTTAACTCATTGGGCTTATAACTAGTTTAAATATTCTATACCAATAATTTGTACTGCCAATTTCCCATATTTCAGATTCCATGAGTTGACTGGGGGTGCTGTTACATTTCCCATATTTTCCTCACAAGTCTTTTTCGTCTGAAGGGAAGAATAGATTAAAGGTAAAACGAGGGCGACGCCAAACCTAATTCCAATACTGCCAGGTTAACACTGATAGGCTTACAGCAACCCAGAAAGTATGAGCTTTCAGATCTGGTATTAATGACTATATAAGCAGAcgtttaaatataatattattgatctCTATATACCTATTCATTCTTAGTTTTGCAATCCAAATTGACAGTTGCAATTCTCCATCCAACAAGATAAATACTGCAACTGGAAAAGCACTTTAGGAGACAAACAAGACCAACTGctacattttctttccctttttatcattttaagaTGAGTGAAATCTAAAACCTCCACCAGCCCTGTCCTATCATTCAACGTGTTTAATAACCTGAGGGGACTCTGTCTTTTTCCAGAAGAGAAATTGTCGGTCAGATCATTACCATAGTCAATGGAGTCCAACCATGAAAAAATCCATATTTTCTAATAGCTTCACCATCTGGAGACTTGGTGGTACTGGCCAATAAACACAAGCTTCCAACTATGGACATTTCTACAGTCATCAAGTATGATGAGTGTTTCTTAACCTGTAATAGAAGGTTAACAGTAACAGAAGGCAGGGAAATCACAAGGCTATAAGATCATGGAAATCAACAACAAAGAAGCTTAACAAACCTGAGAAGCCCATTGACACAAAGTAGAAGCAAGGCCAGAAAGAACAGAAGCAACCATGACAGGGACAAtaccaaaaaataatatttgatcaGAGTTAGTACTACTGGAACCTCGGCTAGAGCCTTCACCAACACTTAGAAGAACAGCAGCCATGATCAACAAGAACAGAGCACCGATTTGTTGAGTTGACTGCTTCTGCCTACACAGTTAGGTCATGTATTAGGGTAAAGGAAATTTCACATGAATACATCACTCAGAAATCTGAAGACCTGTCATAATTAGTTTTATGTATACCTACATACTTTTCCATGTTTTTCTACCTGACAAgcagaaaattaaaaacaaatggaaaggaaaaaataaaaacaagcaAGTTCACTGTTTGCTGCTCTATATGAGCTGTATGATTGTGCTTTGTAGCTGAGATATTTGATGTGCCCTCTAATTGCATCACAGCAGAAAGTAGGCCGCCTTAAAAAAGattcatatttttaagaaaCATTAGCTGCAGCCTTCAGCTTATATGGAAGCCTTAAGTTGTTAACATTGTCCAGATGGTATTTTAACAACTTCAAAACATCAAGAAACAGATGTTAAGCTACTAATAGATGTCATGTgcatagaaaatatatcatgCTTACAGGCCTTTTCTGACACTGATTCATGAAAAGTATGGTGGGATAATGAAACATTAAAAGGAACCAGATGCTACTAGTTACAACTATTAATTTCTTGGATCATGAAGTGAAGAGATGGAGAAGATAAACCCTTGCCAACAATTTACTTAGTCCTTAAGGTGTTTATTAAAATGCCtaagaggaaaaagaaggaagaagataATTTGCTTAATTCAAACTGATGTTCAACTGATAT
The sequence above is drawn from the Ricinus communis isolate WT05 ecotype wild-type chromosome 7, ASM1957865v1, whole genome shotgun sequence genome and encodes:
- the LOC8269060 gene encoding UDP-N-acetylglucosamine transporter ROCK1 isoform X2 encodes the protein MFHRVICALILMARDGTLKKLYGEWTLVGSLTASGLPAAIYALQNSLLQISYRNLDSLTFSMLNQTKIFFTALFTYIILRQKQSTQQIGALFLLIMAAVLLSVGEGSSRGSSSTNSDQILFFGIVPVMVASVLSGLASTLCQWASQVKKHSSYLMTVEMSIVGSLCLLASTTKSPDGEAIRKYGFFHGWTPLTMIPVIANALGGILVGLVTSHAGGVRKGFVIVSALLVTAMLQFIFEGKPPSMYCLLALPLVISSISIYQKYPHRVKKKES
- the LOC8269060 gene encoding UDP-N-acetylglucosamine transporter ROCK1 isoform X1 yields the protein MAAKRKETNSGSDGMNARVWFYSMLLTFQYGAQPLISKCFTGREVIVTTLVLTCEIAKVICALILMARDGTLKKLYGEWTLVGSLTASGLPAAIYALQNSLLQISYRNLDSLTFSMLNQTKIFFTALFTYIILRQKQSTQQIGALFLLIMAAVLLSVGEGSSRGSSSTNSDQILFFGIVPVMVASVLSGLASTLCQWASQVKKHSSYLMTVEMSIVGSLCLLASTTKSPDGEAIRKYGFFHGWTPLTMIPVIANALGGILVGLVTSHAGGVRKGFVIVSALLVTAMLQFIFEGKPPSMYCLLALPLVISSISIYQKYPHRVKKKES